The following proteins are encoded in a genomic region of Syngnathus acus chromosome 22, fSynAcu1.2, whole genome shotgun sequence:
- the stx11a gene encoding syntaxin-11a codes for MRSKDKMIDRLSKLRAVASKPPEVVEYNLEVNEGDPEQNECTVPLFSGQEAMEGIHREVQVIRKEILFLNMDVKRLGKESSRFLTSVRRFSSIKRDANALGRAIKTRGEALMARLATLGGMSEELARVHGDSSVVARVARCQHAALTGNFHQAMTEYNRAEMEQRENCTARIQRQAAIVGKEVTRCQIEEMMETGKWDMFVGDGLLMTADVRGARSALSEIESRRRQLMELEGRIRDVRDLFFQVALMVEEQGCKAEQIEAHVYGARDYVVAAGNHVRQAVKYKKANPCKKIFCCCFPCCH; via the exons ATGAGAAGCAAG GACAAGATGATCGACAGACTGAGCAAGCTCCGCGCCGTCGCATCCAAGCCTCCGGAGGTGGTGGAGTACAACCTGGAGGTCAACGAGGGCGACCCGGAGCAGAATGAATGTACTGTGCCGCTTTTCAGCGGCCAGGAAGCTATGGAGGGCATCCACAGGGAGGTTCAGGTCATCAGGAAGGAGATCCTGTTCCTCAACATGGATGTCAAGCGTCTGGGCAAGGAGAGCAGTCGGTTCCTCACCTCGGTGCGGCGCTTTAGCAGCATCAAGAGAGATGCCAACGCTCTGGGGCGTGCCATCAAAACCCGCGGGGAGGCGCTCATGGCCCGGCTGGCGACGCTGGGAGGGATGAGCGAGGAACTGGCCCGGGTGCACGGCGACTCCTCGGTTGTGGCCCGCGTGGCCCGATGCCAGCACGCAGCGCTGACTGGGAACTTCCACCAGGCCATGACGGAGTACAACCGCGCAGAGATGGAGCAGCGGGAGAACTGCACGGCCCGCATCCAACGGCAGGCGGCCATCGTGGGGAAGGAGGTGACCCGGTGTCAGATCGAGGAGATGATGGAGACGGGCAAGTGGGACATGTTTGTGGGGGACGGCCTGCTGATGACGGCGGACGTGCGCGGCGCCCGTTCGGCGCTGAGCGAAATCGAGAGCCGCCGGCGGCAGCTGATGGAACTGGAGGGCCGCATACGAGACGTGCGAGACCTCTTCTTCCAGGTGGCGCTGATGGTCGAGGAGCAGGGATGCAAGGCGGAGCAAATCGAAGCGCACGTGTACGGCGCCCGGGACTACGTGGTTGCCGCCGGTAACCACGTGCGGCAGGCGGTCAAATACAAGAAGGCGAACCCTTGCAAGAAGATCTTCTGCTGTTGTTTCCCCTGCTGCCATTGA
- the pacc1 gene encoding proton-activated chloride channel isoform X1 translates to MLGKDSTYREFNDDDDHNEEMQSPDFFRDVVEADGEERDERPSSEDDARGSTPSMRVSKACLKNVFTVVLIFIYLLLTTVAAFLAYQTISDFLEKLNHPVMSVTYKEVDMFSPPGIALYPGNARLLSCRHHYHDHIPPLVNPGKPQDSDCVIEEVTYNGLFTNQTKKKALVVRGPSDVHSRELIFMQFSQNETEEDFSAITYMLFAKFSDLDNSLNKSGFMRDCERNYSTWTFSGGFRTWVKMSLVTTSGKSDQSVEFRQESTVVKFNDKRPETERSNQLFFAVFEWRDPFIQEIQLIVTANPWSSAAILCGVFMALFKAANFAKLTVQWIIRMRKRHLRNKARQQGIIN, encoded by the exons ATGCTCGGAAAGGACAGTACTTATCGAGAG TTCAACGATGACGATGACCACAACGAAGAAATGCAGTCTCCGGATTTTTTCCGAGATGTCGTTGAGGCCGATGGCGAGGAGCGTGATGAGCGCCCTTCCTCAG AGGATGACGCTCGAGGCAGCACGCCGTCCATGCGGGTCAGCAAGGCCTGCCTGAAGAACGTGTTCACGGTGGTGCTGATCTTCATCTACCTGCTGCTGACGACAGTGGCCGCCTTCCTGGCCTACCAAACCATCTCTGACTTCTTGGAGAAACTCAACCATCCAGTCATGTCTGTCACCTATAAGGAGGTTGACATGTTCTCTCCGCCCG GTATCGCCCTGTATCCCGGCAACGCCCGTCTGCTGAGCTGCCGGCACCACTACCACGACCACATCCCGCCCTTGGTGAACCCCGGGAAGCCTCAAGATAGCGACTGCGTCATCGAGGAAGTGACCTACAACGGGCTCTTCACTAACCAAACAAAG AAGAAGGCGCTAGTGGTGCGAGGACCGTCGGATGTCCACAGCAGAGAGTTGATCTTTATGCAATTCAGTCAGAACGAAACGGAGGAGGACTTCAGCGCAATCACATACATGCTATTTGCCAAGTTTAGCGATTTGGACAACAG TTTAAATAAATCTGGATTCATGAGGGACTGTGAGAGGAACTACTCCACATGGACCTTCTCCGGGGGCTTCCGCACGTGGGTCAAAATGTCCTTGGTGACCACATCAGGGAAAAGTGACCAGTCGGTGGAGTTTCGCCAAGAG TCCACTGTGGTCAAATTCAATGACAAGAGGCCAGAAACGGAAAGGAGCAACCAGCTTTTCTTCGCTGTCTTTGAGTGGCGCGATCCCTTTATACAAGAAATCCAACTG ATCGTGACAGCAAACCCGTGGTCGTCTGCGGCCATTCTTTGCGGCGTCTTCATGGCTCTCTTCAAGGCGGCCAATTTTGCCAAGCTGACCGTCCAGTGGATCATCAGAATGCGCAAGCGTCACCTGAGGAACAAAGCCCGCCAACAAGGCATCATAAACTGA
- the pacc1 gene encoding proton-activated chloride channel isoform X3, whose amino-acid sequence MLGKDSTYREFNDDDDHNEEMQSPDFFRDVVEADGEERDERPSSEDDARGSTPSMRVSKACLKNVFTVVLIFIYLLLTTVAAFLAYQTISDFLEKLNHPVMSVTYKEVDMFSPPGIALYPGNARLLSCRHHYHDHIPPLVNPGKPQDSDCVIEEVTYNGLFTNQTKKALVVRGPSDVHSRELIFMQFSQNETEEDFSAITYMLFAKFSDLDNSLNKSGFMRDCERNYSTWTFSGGFRTWVKMSLVTTSGKSDQSVEFRQESTVVKFNDKRPETERSNQLFFAVFEWRDPFIQEIQLIVTANPWSSAAILCGVFMALFKAANFAKLTVQWIIRMRKRHLRNKARQQGIIN is encoded by the exons ATGCTCGGAAAGGACAGTACTTATCGAGAG TTCAACGATGACGATGACCACAACGAAGAAATGCAGTCTCCGGATTTTTTCCGAGATGTCGTTGAGGCCGATGGCGAGGAGCGTGATGAGCGCCCTTCCTCAG AGGATGACGCTCGAGGCAGCACGCCGTCCATGCGGGTCAGCAAGGCCTGCCTGAAGAACGTGTTCACGGTGGTGCTGATCTTCATCTACCTGCTGCTGACGACAGTGGCCGCCTTCCTGGCCTACCAAACCATCTCTGACTTCTTGGAGAAACTCAACCATCCAGTCATGTCTGTCACCTATAAGGAGGTTGACATGTTCTCTCCGCCCG GTATCGCCCTGTATCCCGGCAACGCCCGTCTGCTGAGCTGCCGGCACCACTACCACGACCACATCCCGCCCTTGGTGAACCCCGGGAAGCCTCAAGATAGCGACTGCGTCATCGAGGAAGTGACCTACAACGGGCTCTTCACTAACCAAACAAAG AAGGCGCTAGTGGTGCGAGGACCGTCGGATGTCCACAGCAGAGAGTTGATCTTTATGCAATTCAGTCAGAACGAAACGGAGGAGGACTTCAGCGCAATCACATACATGCTATTTGCCAAGTTTAGCGATTTGGACAACAG TTTAAATAAATCTGGATTCATGAGGGACTGTGAGAGGAACTACTCCACATGGACCTTCTCCGGGGGCTTCCGCACGTGGGTCAAAATGTCCTTGGTGACCACATCAGGGAAAAGTGACCAGTCGGTGGAGTTTCGCCAAGAG TCCACTGTGGTCAAATTCAATGACAAGAGGCCAGAAACGGAAAGGAGCAACCAGCTTTTCTTCGCTGTCTTTGAGTGGCGCGATCCCTTTATACAAGAAATCCAACTG ATCGTGACAGCAAACCCGTGGTCGTCTGCGGCCATTCTTTGCGGCGTCTTCATGGCTCTCTTCAAGGCGGCCAATTTTGCCAAGCTGACCGTCCAGTGGATCATCAGAATGCGCAAGCGTCACCTGAGGAACAAAGCCCGCCAACAAGGCATCATAAACTGA
- the pacc1 gene encoding proton-activated chloride channel isoform X2, which yields MLGKDSTYREFNDDDDHNEEMQSPDFFRDVVEADGEERDERPSEDDARGSTPSMRVSKACLKNVFTVVLIFIYLLLTTVAAFLAYQTISDFLEKLNHPVMSVTYKEVDMFSPPGIALYPGNARLLSCRHHYHDHIPPLVNPGKPQDSDCVIEEVTYNGLFTNQTKKKALVVRGPSDVHSRELIFMQFSQNETEEDFSAITYMLFAKFSDLDNSLNKSGFMRDCERNYSTWTFSGGFRTWVKMSLVTTSGKSDQSVEFRQESTVVKFNDKRPETERSNQLFFAVFEWRDPFIQEIQLIVTANPWSSAAILCGVFMALFKAANFAKLTVQWIIRMRKRHLRNKARQQGIIN from the exons ATGCTCGGAAAGGACAGTACTTATCGAGAG TTCAACGATGACGATGACCACAACGAAGAAATGCAGTCTCCGGATTTTTTCCGAGATGTCGTTGAGGCCGATGGCGAGGAGCGTGATGAGCGCCC TTCAGAGGATGACGCTCGAGGCAGCACGCCGTCCATGCGGGTCAGCAAGGCCTGCCTGAAGAACGTGTTCACGGTGGTGCTGATCTTCATCTACCTGCTGCTGACGACAGTGGCCGCCTTCCTGGCCTACCAAACCATCTCTGACTTCTTGGAGAAACTCAACCATCCAGTCATGTCTGTCACCTATAAGGAGGTTGACATGTTCTCTCCGCCCG GTATCGCCCTGTATCCCGGCAACGCCCGTCTGCTGAGCTGCCGGCACCACTACCACGACCACATCCCGCCCTTGGTGAACCCCGGGAAGCCTCAAGATAGCGACTGCGTCATCGAGGAAGTGACCTACAACGGGCTCTTCACTAACCAAACAAAG AAGAAGGCGCTAGTGGTGCGAGGACCGTCGGATGTCCACAGCAGAGAGTTGATCTTTATGCAATTCAGTCAGAACGAAACGGAGGAGGACTTCAGCGCAATCACATACATGCTATTTGCCAAGTTTAGCGATTTGGACAACAG TTTAAATAAATCTGGATTCATGAGGGACTGTGAGAGGAACTACTCCACATGGACCTTCTCCGGGGGCTTCCGCACGTGGGTCAAAATGTCCTTGGTGACCACATCAGGGAAAAGTGACCAGTCGGTGGAGTTTCGCCAAGAG TCCACTGTGGTCAAATTCAATGACAAGAGGCCAGAAACGGAAAGGAGCAACCAGCTTTTCTTCGCTGTCTTTGAGTGGCGCGATCCCTTTATACAAGAAATCCAACTG ATCGTGACAGCAAACCCGTGGTCGTCTGCGGCCATTCTTTGCGGCGTCTTCATGGCTCTCTTCAAGGCGGCCAATTTTGCCAAGCTGACCGTCCAGTGGATCATCAGAATGCGCAAGCGTCACCTGAGGAACAAAGCCCGCCAACAAGGCATCATAAACTGA
- the fbxo30a gene encoding F-box only protein 30a, whose translation MEGLHPHCLKCINRRCMVRPEAGLSCDLIGCPLVCGAVFHACKLPEHRLLCPYERLPCLNSGFGCPFAVARAKMAQHLATCPASIVCCTMEWNRWPVSYADRKSYENLSRDFDEVEQLDMALALQDQRMLLESLKVTTTVSKDGKGDKDKMATPPCGEATNGAVEMEEEPYSDLYRASVETSRSLAAALDILTHSKGVVGLNGENGAAGKNVDMRESDSDSECELGAVGGAVENNGAIAWPEEDEDFVELFFEDKEDAIEDPAEEEALEPVWPEAPRDYVPAVLPHPQAEPLAAPIPFLLSDQVRNNFLHQLPSELRYRCLERKLHNVEVLRGISMFTFNGRRALFSDPYLFRAKMEDKAVDTSDLEVADDPMGLHGIDLITAALLFCLGDSPGGRGISDSRFVDGYHIDFGTQTFSFPSAILATNTMVGDIASASACDHASPQLSNPSPFHTLRLDLVLECVARYQTKQRSMFTFVCGQLFRRDEFSSHFKNVHGDIHAGLNGWMEQRCPLAYYGCTYSQRRFCPSVQGFRIIHDRHLGSFGVRPGLPAKTPDKPPRGLRPRLSSKCDQLSGLPFELLQHMASFLDSFSLCQLSRTSRTMRDVCASLLQMRGMVVLLWKKKRKADGSHSWQITDKVWRFSTAFGTVNEWKFANITSMADHLKKCKFNTVARREEAIPLPCMCFTRELTKEGRCLRSVLKPVA comes from the exons ATGGAAGGTCTCCACCCGCACTGCCTTAAATGCATCAACCGGAGGTGCATGGTGCGGCCGGAGGCGGGCCTGTCCTGTGACCTCATCGGCTGCCCGCTGGTGTGCGGCGCCGTCTTCCACGCGTGCAAGCTGCCCGAGCACCGCCTGCTGTGCCCGTACGAGCGCCTGCCGTGCCTCAACAGCGGCTTCGGCTGCCCCTTTGCCGTGGCCCGGGCCAAGATGGCGCAGCACCTGGCGACTTGCCCTGCTAGCATCGTGTGTTGCACCATGGAGTGGAACCGCTGGCCCGTCAGCTACGCAGACCGCAAGTCCTACGAGAACCTGAGCCGGGACTTTGATGAGGTGGAGCAGCTGGACATGGCACTGGCCCTTCAG GACCAGCGCATGCTCCTGGAGTCCCTCAAGGTCACAACCACGGTGTCCAAGGACGGCAAGGGGGACAAGGACAAGATGGCCACGCCTCCCTGCGGCGAGGCTACCAACGGGGCGGTGGAGATGGAGGAAGAGCCATACAGCGACTTGTACCGAGCCTCGGTGGAGACCAGCCGGAGCTTGGCGGCCGCCTTGGACATCCTCACGCACTCCAAGGGCGTCGTCGGTCTGAACGGGGAAAACGGCGCCGCAGGGAAGAACGTGGACATGCGCGAGAGCGACTCGGACTCTGAGTGCGAACTGGGGGCGGTGGGCGGCGCCGTTGAAAATAACGGCGCTATCGCTTGGccggaggaggacgaggattTTGTGGAGTTGTTCTTCGAGGACAAGGAGGATGCCATCGAAGACCCAGCCGAGGAGGAGGCGCTGGAGCCTGTGTGGCCTGAGGCGCCAAGGGACTATGTGCCCGCCGTCTTGCCGCACCCCCAGGCGGAACCGCTGGCCGCGCCTATCCCCTTCCTCCTCTCAGACCAGGTGAGGAACAACTTTTTGCACCAGCTACCCAGCGAGCTCAGGTATCGGTGCCTGGAGCGCAAACTCCACAACGTGGAGGTTCTGCGCGGCATCAGCATGTTTACTTTCAACGGCCGCCGCGCGCTGTTCTCGGACCCTTACCTCTTCCGCGCCAAGATGGAAGACAAGGCGGTGGACACGTCGGACCTGGAGGTGGCCGACGACCCCATGGGTCTGCACGGGATCGACCTGATCACAGCCGCCTTGCTCTTCTGCCTGGGCGACTCGCCGGGCGGGCGCGGCATCTCCGACAGCCGCTTCGTGGACGGCTACCACATCGACTTCGGCACGCAGACCTTCTCCTTCCCCTCCGCCATCCTGGCCACCAACACCATGGTGGGCGACATCGCGTCGGCGTCTGCGTGTGACCACGCCAGTCCGCAGCTGTCCAACCCCAGCCCCTTCCACACGCTGCGCCTGGACCTGGTGCTGGAATGCGTGGCACGCTACCAAACTAAGCAGCGCTCCATGTTCACCTTTGTGTGCGGCCAGCTGTTCCGCCGCGACGAGTTCTCCTCGCACTTCAAGAACGTGCACGGCGACATCCACGCCGGGCTCAACGGCTGGATGGAGCAACGCTGCCCCCTAGCATACTACGGCTGCACCTACTCGCAGAGACGCTTCTGCCCGTCGGTGCAGGGTTTCCGCATCATCCACGACCGCCACCTGGGCTCCTTCGGCGTGCGGCCGGGCCTCCCCGCCAAAACCCCGGACAAGCCGCCGAGAGGCCTCCGCCCGCGCTTGAGCTCCAAATGCGACCAGCTCAGCGGTCTGCCCTTCGAGCTGCTGCAGCACATGGCCAGCTTCCTGGACAGCTTCAGCCTGTGTCAGCTGTCCAGGACGTCACGCACCATGAGGGACGTGTGCGCCAGCCTCCTCCAGATGCGTGGCATGGTCGTCCTgctgtggaagaagaagcggaaGGCGGACGGCTCGCACTCGTGGCAGATCACAGACAAG GTGTGGCGCTTCAGCACCGCCTTCGGCACGGTGAACGAGTGGAAGTTCGCCAACATCACCAGCATGGCGGACCACCTGAAGAAGTGCAAGTTCAACACGGTGGCGCGGCGCGAGGAAGCCATCCCGTTGCCCTGCATGTGTTTCACCCGCGAGCTAACCAAGGAGGGCCGCTGTTTACGCTCCGTGCTTAAACCCGTGGCCTAA
- the marc1 gene encoding mitochondrial amidoxime-reducing component 1 — translation MEPTASVKVFLCKNKSTLLVGGATAAVLVALGVAYKYLRRPVTHMRVGVVSQLLVHPLKSGKAASVPLAECLNIGLKCGQMQDRHWMVVTEDGHMVTGRQEPRLVLVSLTCEGGDVILNGPEMSELRFPIKQLDNAVMDCRVFGADIQGRDYGDEASRWLVRYLKAEKTFRLVHFEAHMRARRSVDAESLFSPHEEVAYPDCAPVMLLSEASVKHLSGKLNKDLTVERFRPNIVIGDCEAFAEDSWEEIQIGSVRLRRVMSCGRCIFTTVDPETGIINRKEPLETLKSYRLCKPDEKHIYKSAPLFGQLLSVEKTGVIQVGDLVYKISR, via the exons ATGGAGCCGACGGCGTCCgtgaaagtttttttgtgCAAGAATAAATCGACGCTGCTGGTCGGCGGTGCAACCGCCGCGGTGTTAGTGGCTTTAGGTGTCGCATATAAATACCTGCGGAGGCCGGTGACGCATATGCGCGTGGGCGTCGTGTCGCAGCTCCTTGTCCACCCGCTCAAGTCCGGCAAAGCGGCGTCGGTTCCTCTCGCCGAGTGCCTCAACATAGGCCTCAAGTGCGGGCAGATGCAGGATCG CCACTGGATGGTAGTGACGGAGGACGGCCACATGGTGACGGGCCGCCAGGAACCTCGTCTGGTTCTGGTCTCTTTAACATGCGAGGGAGGTGACGTGATCCTGAACGGGCCCGAGATGTCTGAGCTGCGTTTCCCCATCAAGCAGCTCGATAACGCCGTCATGGACTGCAG AGTGTTTGGTGCTGACATTCAGGGGCGGGACTACGGCGACGAAGCGTCCCGTTGGTTGGTCCGCTATCTGAAGGCGGAAAAGACCTTCCGCCTGGTGCATTTTGAAGCCCACATGAGGGCCAGGAGGTCTGTGGATGCAGAATCGCTCTTCTCCCCACATGAG GAGGTAGCGTACCCCGATTGCGCCCCGGTTATGCTCCTGTCCGAAGCGTCCGTCAAGCACCTGAGCGGGAAGCTGAACAAGGACCTGACGGTGGAGCGCTTCCGGCCCAACATCGTCATCGGCGACTGCGAGGCGTTTGCCGAA GATTCATGGGAAGAGATCCAGATCGGTAGCGTTCGTCTGCGGCGGGTGATGTCATGCGGgag gtgcATTTTCACAACAGTGGACCCCGAAACTGGAATCATCAACAGAAAGGAGCCTCTTGAAACACTGAAGAG CTACCGCCTGTGCAAACCCGACGAGAAGCACATCTACAAGTCGGCACCGCTGTTTGGACAGCTGCTTAGCGTGGAGAAGACGGGCGTGATCCAGGTGGGCGATCTTGTCTACAAAATCAGTCGATGA
- the nusap1 gene encoding nucleolar and spindle-associated protein 1, whose translation MDLESMKYAELRDLAKQLGLKANMKADKLFKAIKKHYEREKDTENKIEATVANVTAEVKTDESTDAVLSSSVFVNTRRGKAQKKRLGDDVFTSGPEDTSVNIPPSEVDPQVHPENKRRRLSTLSKTEKEANKPVVESSDMSSQVQSDAKEEEGNDVPIVIKAGKIPRYKGRRQVNRAALKPVTPNFQKLHEAQFNKMESIDAYMQRRNNNNKMEPIQEPKVAKPSRVSLFSPAPYRNKKPLTSNKPDPQSKVAEKNKDAVFKPSVLSTRRINVRFSELMPDNEYKRSLVKTPARKSLALATSTPSKQTPGGRKTSTAASFVFTGNTSVTPGTQKKPVFDLKASLSRPLPYKPHTGKLKPLGDCEENKVADKSLVADSRVKNYKQHRVQTREERQTKQEEDRKAKKSNLLCARRGLVMD comes from the exons ATGGATTTGGAGTCAATGAAATATGCTGAGCTACGCGACCTTGCGAAGCAGCTAGGTCTCAAGGCCAATATGAAG GCGGACAAGTTGTTTAAAGCCATTAAGAAGCATTATGAGCGAGAaaaggacacagaaaacaag ATAGAAGCTACGGTGGCCAATGTCACTGCTGAGGTGAAGACAGACGAATCCACGGATGCGGTTTTGAGTTCCTCAGTGTTTGTCAACACACGTCGAGGAAAAGCGCAGAAGAAAAGGTTGGGGGATGATGTATTCACGTCTGGCCCCGAAGACACGTCCGTGAACATCCCTCCAAGTGAAGTGGATCCACAAGTCCACCCTGAAAACAAGAGACGTCGATTGTCCACTCTATCCAAGACTGAGAAGGAAGCGAATAAACCTGTGGTCGAGTCTTCAGACATGAGTAGTCAAGTACAGAGCGATGCCAAGGAGGAAGAAG gtaaTGATGTTCCCATTGTAATCAAAGCCGGTAAGATCCCTCGCTACAAAGGGCGGCGGCAGGTGAACAGGGCAGCCCTGAAACCAGTCACGCCCA ACTTCCAAAAACTGCATGAGGCCCAATTCAACAAGATGGAGTCCATCGACGCCTATATGCAAAGacggaacaacaacaacaagatggAGCCTATTCAAGAGCCTaag GTGGCGAAGCCTTCTCGCGTGTCCTTGTTCAGCCCCGCGCCCTACAGGAACAAGAAACCGCTGACTTCGAACAAACCAGATCCTCAAAGCAAGGtggctgaaaaaaataaagatgctGTCTTCAAGCCCTCTGTGCTTTCCACAAGAAGGATCAACGTCAG GTTTTCCGAGTTGATGCCGGATAACGAGTACAAGCGATCACTGGTGAAGACGCCAGCACGCAAGTCGCTCGCCTTGGCCACTAGCACACCCAGCAAGCAGACGCCCGGAGGAAGGAAAACCTCCACTGCAG CATCATTTGTGTTCACCGGCAACACGAGCGTCACCCCGGGAACGCAGAAGaagcccgtttttgacctgaAGGCCAGCCTGTCCCGCCCGCTTCCTTACAAGCCTCACACAG GCAAGCTGAAGCCATTGGGCGACTGCGAAGAAAACAAAGTCGCTGACAAGTCTTTGGTTGCTGATTCTCGGGTAAAAAACTACAAACAGCACAGAGTGCAGACCAG GGAGGAGAGGCAAaccaaacaagaagaagatcgcaaagcaaaaaagtcaaacttgcTGTGTGCACGACGAGGCCTGGTGATGGATTAG
- the pacc1 gene encoding proton-activated chloride channel isoform X4: MLGKDSTYREFNDDDDHNEEMQSPDFFRDVVEADGEERDERPSSEDDARGSTPSMRVSKACLKNVFTVVLIFIYLLLTTVAAFLAYQTISDFLEKLNHPVMSVTYKEVDMFSPPGIALYPGNARLLSCRHHYHDHIPPLVNPGKPQDSDCVIEEVTYNGLFTNQTKKKALVVRGPSDVHSRELIFMQFSQNETEEDFSAITLNKSGFMRDCERNYSTWTFSGGFRTWVKMSLVTTSGKSDQSVEFRQESTVVKFNDKRPETERSNQLFFAVFEWRDPFIQEIQLIVTANPWSSAAILCGVFMALFKAANFAKLTVQWIIRMRKRHLRNKARQQGIIN; the protein is encoded by the exons ATGCTCGGAAAGGACAGTACTTATCGAGAG TTCAACGATGACGATGACCACAACGAAGAAATGCAGTCTCCGGATTTTTTCCGAGATGTCGTTGAGGCCGATGGCGAGGAGCGTGATGAGCGCCCTTCCTCAG AGGATGACGCTCGAGGCAGCACGCCGTCCATGCGGGTCAGCAAGGCCTGCCTGAAGAACGTGTTCACGGTGGTGCTGATCTTCATCTACCTGCTGCTGACGACAGTGGCCGCCTTCCTGGCCTACCAAACCATCTCTGACTTCTTGGAGAAACTCAACCATCCAGTCATGTCTGTCACCTATAAGGAGGTTGACATGTTCTCTCCGCCCG GTATCGCCCTGTATCCCGGCAACGCCCGTCTGCTGAGCTGCCGGCACCACTACCACGACCACATCCCGCCCTTGGTGAACCCCGGGAAGCCTCAAGATAGCGACTGCGTCATCGAGGAAGTGACCTACAACGGGCTCTTCACTAACCAAACAAAG AAGAAGGCGCTAGTGGTGCGAGGACCGTCGGATGTCCACAGCAGAGAGTTGATCTTTATGCAATTCAGTCAGAACGAAACGGAGGAGGACTTCAGCGCAATCAC TTTAAATAAATCTGGATTCATGAGGGACTGTGAGAGGAACTACTCCACATGGACCTTCTCCGGGGGCTTCCGCACGTGGGTCAAAATGTCCTTGGTGACCACATCAGGGAAAAGTGACCAGTCGGTGGAGTTTCGCCAAGAG TCCACTGTGGTCAAATTCAATGACAAGAGGCCAGAAACGGAAAGGAGCAACCAGCTTTTCTTCGCTGTCTTTGAGTGGCGCGATCCCTTTATACAAGAAATCCAACTG ATCGTGACAGCAAACCCGTGGTCGTCTGCGGCCATTCTTTGCGGCGTCTTCATGGCTCTCTTCAAGGCGGCCAATTTTGCCAAGCTGACCGTCCAGTGGATCATCAGAATGCGCAAGCGTCACCTGAGGAACAAAGCCCGCCAACAAGGCATCATAAACTGA